The Allocoprobacillus halotolerans nucleotide sequence ACAAAAAAGACCAGCCGGGCCACTTCCAACAATCAAAACGCTTTGATTATTGGATGGCAAATATTGATAATGATAAGGTATGACTTTTTGTAGTTGTGGAAATTTTCTTAAAAAGCCTCTTCATCTTTCACTGTGAAATCAAAACTACAAATCAAATGTACATTTTGTCGTCTTGCATCAATAGATTGTTTGACTAATGCCACGTTTTGAATTTCTTTTTCACGCACATTTAAACTCTGTGATATGATTTTAGCATAGCGTTGTTCACCAAGTTTAACTTTGATATTATGAATTCTTAACATACTTTTCCCTCTCTATCGCTTCTACAACATGACAAGCACTTGCTAAAGCAAAATGTAAATTATAACCGCCACACATTCCTGCAACATTTAATATTTCCCCTATTGCATAAATATGTGGATATTGTTTTAACTCTAAATCTTCTGTCACATTATCCAAAGATAATCCACCTTTCATAACTTGAGCATAACTTGCCTCTCTCACGCCTTGAATATTTAATGGATAATGTTTTAATAAAGAAGCCAGTTTTTCAATAGAAAGATGCTGATATTTTTGAAAGTACACAGCAAGTTTATGATTGATAAGTCCCTCTAAAAATAAAGAAGTTTGATTGGATAATAACTGACATAATTGATTGTGACTGATTTCGTCAAAAAAATCAATATATAATTGATAATTATGATGTTTTTTATAAAAAGATGATAATTGCATAACGGCAATTCCACTAACCCCATAGTCTGTAAATAATAATTCTCCTTTTTCCTTATGAATACATTGTTGATTTTCGATAAGTGAAAACGTTCCTTTGACCCTGACTCCTTTTAAAGATTTTATCGCAGGAGAAGTATAGAACTGGACAAGTGATGGCATGGGTTCAATAATCTTTAATTGAAGTTGCTTTAAAAGATCATAACGTGAGTGATTCATGCCAGATAATTTACCAGCTTCACTTCCCATAGCTAAAACAATAGCATCAGCTAAAATTTGTTGAGATGTTGTCGTTATCAAATATTGGTGTTTGTGTTTTTGAATTTGAGTAACCTCTTGGTCATAGGCAAAAATAACACCCTTTTCTTCACTACGTTGCATGAAAACATTTTTAACGGTTAAAGCTTGTTCACTTTTAGGATAAAGTAAATCTCCTTGATATGTACAATAAAGACCTATTTTTTGCATTTGTTGAACCATATCAAAGTCTTGAATAATAGATTGTACAAGTTCTTGATTATCGCTTTGGTAATATTTTGAATTCATCTTTTGATTTGATAAATTACAACGCCCATTACCAGTTGCAAGTAACTTTTTTAAAGGCGCTTTATTTTGTTCTAAAACAATAACTTCATAACAAGGATTTTTTTGTTTTAATAAAATAGATAGATAAACACCTGAAGCCCCAGCTCCAATAATGACTATTTTCTTCATGTTTTCTCCCTTCTTCAATTTCTTTATGATGAAATATAGTGATTATACCATTTTTTATTGAAAAATCACTAAAAAATGTTTATAATACAAAAGGAATTTTCAAAGGAGGAGTTTTATCATGGGTAGAGCACATGAAGTGCGTAAAGTCGCTATGGCAAAAACAGCGGCAAAAAAAGCAAAATTATATTCTCGATATGGAAAAGAAATTTATTTAACAGCGAAAGCTGGTGGACCTGAATTAGATGGAAACTTAGCATTAAGACGTTTAGTTGATAAAGCAAAAAAGGAACAAGTTCCTGCAGATGTTATTAAACGTGCTATTGATAAAGTCAAAAGTGGTGTCACTGAAAACTATGAACCTATTCAATTTGAAGGTTTTGGTCCTGGTAATTCAACATTAATCGTTAAATGTTTAACTGATAATATCAATCGTACAATTTCTCAAGTTCGTCCTGCTTTTACAAAATCAAAATCTAAATTAGGTGCTGAAGGTTCTGTTGCTTATTTATATAATGTAGAAAGTACTGTTATTTTAAATGGTATGAGTGAAGATGAAGTGTTAGAAGCTTTAGTAATGGGTGATGTTGATGCTAAAGACATTACAACATTAGAAGATGGACGTATTAAAATCACTGGTGAACCAACTGATTTAAATAAAATCAAAACAGCTATTGAAACCATGAAAGAAGATATTGAATTTGACGTAGATGATATTACAACAACACCTCAAGAATATGTTGAACTGAATGATGAAGATATGGCAATGTTTGAAAGATTAATGGGATTATTAAATGATTGTGATGATGTTGATGATATTTACCACAATGTTTCAAATTATGATGATGGAGAAGAAGAATAACATGTAATCATGTTATCTCTTTTTTATATGAAAGTTACACATTTGTATCATAGTGGCTGTCTTATTGAATTAGAATATCATCAACTTCTCTTTGATTACTATCAAGGAGAACTTCATCTTAACAATGACAAACCACTCTATGTCTTTGTTTCCCATCGTCATTATGATCACTACAATCCTGAAATTTTTCAATTCAATCATCCTCAAATCACTTATATTTTATCCAATACATTACGTCATAAACATGATGCTTATTATGTTGATGTGCATCAAACATATCAAATTGATGATTTATCTATTTCAACATTATTATCGACCGATGAAGGTTGTGCTTTTCTAGTGCACGTAGAAAATCAGACTATTTATCATGCTGGTGATTTAAATTGGTGGCATTGGCAAGGTGAACCACAAGCTGATAATGACTATCAACGTAACACCTACCTTCAAGAAATTCAATCTATCAATGAACCCATTGATTTAGCCTGTGTCGTTGTAGATATTCGTCAAGAAAAAGATTATCTTTTGGGATTATCAGCTTTTTTAAAGCATGTACAAACAAAGTATATTTTACCAATTCATTATTTTGACCGTTATGAAACAACCCAACTTTTATTAAAAGAAACTTTAGATAATCCTTATCATGCAAAAATATTACCTGTCATACAACAAAATCAAAGCTTTGAAATTGAATAAATTATTAAAAAATGGTGTCAAAAAATAAAAAAGGCTGAAAAAATCAGTCTTTTTATTTCTTTGGTACAATTTCAATCCAATAGTCATCAGGATCATGAATGAAATATAATCCCATTGCTTCGTTTTCAAAACAAATACAATCCATTTGTTGATGCAATTGATGATAAGCCTCATAATCATCTACAACAAAACATATATGGCTTTCATTTTCACCTAAGTCATAAGGCTGAGGATGATCTTTAAGCCATGTTAATTCGATTTGAAATGGTGAAATTCCATCTCCTAAATAAACAAGTTTAAAACTACCATCACTCGCCTCTTTCTCTCTAACAATTTGCATACCTAATGCTTCTTTATAAAAAGCGATACTCTTTGATAAATCAGTGATATTAATATTACAATGATTTAATACTGCTTTCATAGAATCCTCCTATTCATCATCTGGAAACACTGTTGTAATGACTGGTTTCCCTTCTCTATCAACAAGTACTGTCAATCCTGACCCAACTGAATTACTGTGAAAAAAATAATTCACACCAGTCTCTTTATCAACCCATATTTCAGAAATTTGAAAAAATTTATCTGAACCATAAGTTTTTATAAATCGTTCATCTTTTTTTGCCATAACATTTCTCCTCGTATAATATGTATAGAAGTTTGAATTAAGGATTTCTCTTTTTAAACAACTGAGATATCTCAGTTGTTTAAAAAATCCTTGCTTCTACACTCTCTTTTAAGATAATAGTTTCGTTTTGAATCAAGGTTTTATTCTTTTCTCCTGCGGCCATCTTGTTATGTTCGCTTCTAAAAGACTTAATCCTCTGTTCAAGGCGTACTTTATACCCGAATGAGTTTGTTGCAGCAGTGTATTCTCACTTGTCTCCGCATTTACGAGGTTGCGTTTGTCTTGATTTAGAGGTGCAATTCAAAACCATTTACATACTTTAGAAAGAAGGTCATTTTTTATGAAAAATTACAATTACAATCTTTATGTTGGCATTGATGTCTCTAAAGGCAAGGCTGAT carries:
- a CDS encoding aminoacetone oxidase family FAD-binding enzyme — protein: MKKIVIIGAGASGVYLSILLKQKNPCYEVIVLEQNKAPLKKLLATGNGRCNLSNQKMNSKYYQSDNQELVQSIIQDFDMVQQMQKIGLYCTYQGDLLYPKSEQALTVKNVFMQRSEEKGVIFAYDQEVTQIQKHKHQYLITTTSQQILADAIVLAMGSEAGKLSGMNHSRYDLLKQLQLKIIEPMPSLVQFYTSPAIKSLKGVRVKGTFSLIENQQCIHKEKGELLFTDYGVSGIAVMQLSSFYKKHHNYQLYIDFFDEISHNQLCQLLSNQTSLFLEGLINHKLAVYFQKYQHLSIEKLASLLKHYPLNIQGVREASYAQVMKGGLSLDNVTEDLELKQYPHIYAIGEILNVAGMCGGYNLHFALASACHVVEAIEREKYVKNS
- a CDS encoding YebC/PmpR family DNA-binding transcriptional regulator, with product MGRAHEVRKVAMAKTAAKKAKLYSRYGKEIYLTAKAGGPELDGNLALRRLVDKAKKEQVPADVIKRAIDKVKSGVTENYEPIQFEGFGPGNSTLIVKCLTDNINRTISQVRPAFTKSKSKLGAEGSVAYLYNVESTVILNGMSEDEVLEALVMGDVDAKDITTLEDGRIKITGEPTDLNKIKTAIETMKEDIEFDVDDITTTPQEYVELNDEDMAMFERLMGLLNDCDDVDDIYHNVSNYDDGEEE
- a CDS encoding MBL fold metallo-hydrolase, coding for MLSLFYMKVTHLYHSGCLIELEYHQLLFDYYQGELHLNNDKPLYVFVSHRHYDHYNPEIFQFNHPQITYILSNTLRHKHDAYYVDVHQTYQIDDLSISTLLSTDEGCAFLVHVENQTIYHAGDLNWWHWQGEPQADNDYQRNTYLQEIQSINEPIDLACVVVDIRQEKDYLLGLSAFLKHVQTKYILPIHYFDRYETTQLLLKETLDNPYHAKILPVIQQNQSFEIE
- a CDS encoding VOC family protein, with product MKAVLNHCNINITDLSKSIAFYKEALGMQIVREKEASDGSFKLVYLGDGISPFQIELTWLKDHPQPYDLGENESHICFVVDDYEAYHQLHQQMDCICFENEAMGLYFIHDPDDYWIEIVPKK
- a CDS encoding DUF6440 family protein; this translates as MAKKDERFIKTYGSDKFFQISEIWVDKETGVNYFFHSNSVGSGLTVLVDREGKPVITTVFPDDE